A section of the Mesobacillus jeotgali genome encodes:
- a CDS encoding Crp/Fnr family transcriptional regulator, with translation MHISQIRQQLKEVPIFKELSTEELDPIVEIAQPRFFKNKMYAFMQGDALDRVFFIHSGKVKIYKTDSSGREQIVSVLETGEMFPHAGFFRKGQYPAHAEMMEDTQMIVVPISKFEEILVAYPELSIKLFRVLGEKIIDLQARLEEQILHNTYEQIIMLLLRLCKTNGEKRDQGFKLSTQFTNKEFANMIGTSRETVSRTINYLKKKQYLNVDSDGCYLIDHEKLHQELF, from the coding sequence ATGCATATATCCCAAATCAGGCAGCAACTAAAGGAAGTCCCCATTTTCAAGGAATTATCCACTGAAGAGCTTGACCCGATTGTTGAAATTGCCCAGCCGCGATTCTTTAAAAATAAAATGTATGCTTTTATGCAGGGAGACGCGCTTGACCGGGTTTTCTTCATCCACTCTGGTAAGGTGAAAATCTATAAAACCGATTCCTCAGGGAGGGAACAAATCGTTTCAGTTCTGGAGACAGGTGAGATGTTCCCGCATGCCGGCTTCTTTAGAAAAGGCCAATACCCTGCACACGCCGAAATGATGGAAGACACACAGATGATTGTCGTCCCGATTTCCAAATTTGAAGAAATCCTGGTAGCCTACCCAGAGCTCTCCATCAAGTTATTCAGGGTCCTTGGTGAGAAAATCATCGATTTGCAAGCTCGCCTTGAAGAACAAATTCTTCATAATACGTACGAGCAAATCATCATGCTCCTGCTTCGCCTTTGCAAAACAAATGGCGAAAAACGGGATCAAGGGTTTAAGCTGTCCACCCAATTCACCAATAAAGAATTCGCTAACATGATAGGCACTTCCCGTGAAACCGTCAGCCGGACCATCAATTATCTCAAGAAAAAACAATATTTAAATGTCGATTCGGATGGCTGTTATTTGATCGACCATGAAAAATTGCATCAGGAGTTATTTTGA
- a CDS encoding DUF2249 domain-containing protein codes for MEQKTIELDVREDINNKLEPFQKIMEAIGELKLHDVLVLHAPFKPVPLYGVLKAKGFEHEVEKIEAKHYKITFTKMGGK; via the coding sequence ATGGAACAAAAAACGATTGAACTGGATGTCAGAGAAGATATCAATAACAAGCTTGAGCCTTTCCAGAAAATCATGGAGGCGATTGGAGAGTTGAAATTGCATGACGTGCTCGTGCTGCATGCCCCCTTCAAGCCTGTCCCTCTTTACGGAGTTTTAAAGGCCAAAGGCTTTGAACACGAGGTTGAAAAAATAGAGGCAAAACACTATAAAATCACTTTTACCAAAATGGGAGGGAAATAA
- a CDS encoding DUF2249 domain-containing protein yields MILDNRGLEPPQPMMRTLAALEELDEGQNLIIINDRRPMFLFEQLDELGYLFLTEQQEDGSYRVTISRKAG; encoded by the coding sequence ATGATTCTTGATAATAGAGGGCTTGAACCGCCGCAGCCGATGATGAGAACTCTGGCAGCACTTGAGGAGCTTGATGAGGGCCAGAATCTGATCATCATCAATGACCGCAGGCCGATGTTTTTGTTTGAGCAGCTGGATGAACTGGGTTATCTGTTTTTGACAGAACAACAGGAAGACGGAAGCTATCGTGTGACAATTTCCCGAAAAGCGGGGTGA
- a CDS encoding metal-sulfur cluster assembly factor yields MTDLKNKIREALKTVYDPELNINVVDLGLIYDIEIPEHRKARILMTLTTPGCPLHDSIAGGIKYCVQGMDEIDQADVELTWEPAWTPDRMTEDGKRQLQG; encoded by the coding sequence ATGACAGACTTAAAAAATAAAATCAGAGAAGCTTTGAAGACAGTGTATGATCCTGAACTAAATATTAATGTCGTCGATTTAGGTCTAATCTATGATATTGAAATACCTGAACACCGAAAGGCAAGAATTTTAATGACATTAACTACCCCAGGCTGCCCTCTTCATGACAGCATTGCGGGCGGCATTAAATATTGTGTGCAGGGTATGGATGAAATTGATCAAGCAGACGTTGAGCTGACCTGGGAGCCTGCCTGGACACCTGACAGGATGACAGAGGATGGAAAAAGACAGCTGCAGGGATAA
- a CDS encoding THUMP domain-containing class I SAM-dependent RNA methyltransferase: MKNFDIIATSAMGLEAIVAKEVRDLGYDCQVDNGKIVYKGDARAIARSNMWLRTADRVKIKIGEFKAYTFDELFEKTKALPWEAFLPENAEFPVSGKSVKSKLFSVSDCQAIVKKAVVERLRTSYKKTGWFEENGPLFKIEVALLKDVVTLTIDTSGSGLHKRGYRTGQGEAPLKETLAAALIMLTNWNPDKPFVDPFCGSGTIPIEASLIGQNIAPGFNREFVSEGWGIIPESIWDEVRVEAEDLAKYDQPLDISGMDIDHRMVKIAEENAFEAGLGDLISFKQMRVQDFTTKKEYGVIVGNPPYGERLGDKKAVEEMYSQMGKAFAPLDTWSIYMLTSNENFEQVYGKPATKKRKLFNGFIRTDYYQYWGKRPPRVNKEDN; encoded by the coding sequence ATGAAAAATTTCGATATAATAGCAACCTCAGCAATGGGTCTTGAAGCAATTGTTGCCAAGGAAGTTCGCGACCTGGGATATGATTGCCAGGTGGATAACGGGAAGATCGTCTATAAAGGAGATGCTCGCGCAATCGCAAGAAGCAATATGTGGCTCCGTACTGCCGACAGGGTGAAAATTAAAATTGGCGAATTTAAGGCTTATACATTTGACGAACTCTTTGAAAAAACGAAGGCACTGCCGTGGGAGGCATTTTTACCGGAGAATGCTGAATTCCCTGTTTCCGGCAAATCCGTTAAATCAAAGCTATTCAGCGTCTCCGACTGCCAGGCAATTGTGAAAAAAGCTGTAGTTGAACGTTTGAGAACATCTTATAAAAAAACTGGCTGGTTTGAAGAAAACGGCCCTTTATTCAAAATTGAGGTGGCTCTGCTTAAAGATGTTGTTACATTAACAATCGATACAAGCGGCAGCGGTCTGCACAAGCGCGGATACAGAACTGGCCAGGGGGAAGCTCCGTTGAAGGAAACATTGGCTGCAGCCCTGATCATGCTTACAAACTGGAATCCGGACAAGCCATTTGTTGATCCATTCTGTGGATCTGGAACCATCCCTATTGAAGCGTCGTTGATTGGCCAGAATATCGCACCTGGCTTCAATCGGGAGTTTGTTTCCGAAGGCTGGGGGATTATTCCTGAATCCATCTGGGATGAAGTCAGGGTGGAAGCAGAAGACCTTGCAAAATATGACCAGCCGCTGGATATCAGCGGGATGGATATAGATCACAGGATGGTTAAGATTGCTGAGGAAAATGCTTTTGAAGCAGGTCTTGGTGATTTGATTTCCTTTAAGCAAATGAGAGTACAGGATTTTACGACTAAAAAGGAATACGGCGTAATAGTGGGAAACCCTCCATACGGCGAACGCCTTGGTGATAAGAAAGCAGTCGAAGAAATGTACAGTCAAATGGGGAAGGCATTCGCTCCTCTTGATACCTGGTCCATTTATATGCTGACTTCAAATGAGAATTTTGAACAAGTTTACGGAAAGCCTGCTACAAAGAAACGTAAGCTGTTCAACGGCTTTATCCGTACCGACTACTACCAGTACTGGGGCAAACGACCTCCGCGGGTTAACAAAGAAGATAATTGA
- the gpsB gene encoding cell division regulator GpsB, producing MLSDKIQLTAKDILEKEFKTAMRGYKPEDVDKFLDMIIKDYEFMQQEIEELQQDNLRLKKQLDEASRRPSTQAAGTTNFDILKRLSNLEKHVFGDKLYD from the coding sequence ATGCTATCCGATAAAATACAGTTAACTGCTAAAGATATTTTAGAAAAAGAATTTAAAACAGCAATGCGAGGTTATAAGCCAGAGGATGTAGATAAGTTTCTTGACATGATCATTAAGGATTATGAATTCATGCAACAGGAGATTGAAGAGCTGCAGCAGGACAATCTTCGCCTGAAGAAACAGCTTGATGAGGCATCACGCCGCCCGAGTACACAGGCAGCAGGCACAACGAATTTTGACATCCTGAAGAGATTGTCTAATCTAGAAAAGCATGTGTTTGGAGATAAACTTTACGATTAA